Proteins co-encoded in one Synergistes jonesii genomic window:
- a CDS encoding cobalamin B12-binding domain-containing protein has translation MNKQDHLSKIMAALMDQDRAATNAAVDEALGDEVPPMDILNEGLAAGLQELGVLFAEEEVYLPELLLAAEITTEIMKRLQSEFQADETKIKKRGTVLLATVEGDVHDIGKSLVGMIMNASGYNIIDAGKDVPNKKMIELVKEIHPDIVGLSSLLSTTMPAQQEFIEMAKEAGLRDQIKIIVGGAPVSRDWANKIGADGYAEDASGTVVEADLLLGRK, from the coding sequence ATGAATAAGCAGGATCATCTGAGCAAAATAATGGCGGCCCTTATGGACCAGGACAGGGCGGCGACCAACGCGGCGGTGGACGAGGCGCTCGGCGACGAAGTCCCGCCGATGGACATACTGAACGAAGGGCTCGCGGCCGGACTTCAGGAACTGGGAGTTCTATTCGCGGAAGAAGAAGTATACCTTCCGGAGCTGCTACTCGCGGCGGAGATCACGACAGAGATAATGAAACGCCTGCAGAGCGAGTTCCAGGCCGACGAGACAAAGATAAAGAAGCGCGGCACAGTGCTGCTGGCGACAGTCGAAGGAGATGTCCACGACATAGGGAAAAGCCTTGTCGGCATGATAATGAACGCCTCCGGCTACAACATCATAGACGCCGGTAAGGACGTTCCGAACAAGAAGATGATAGAGCTCGTGAAGGAAATACATCCGGATATCGTCGGGCTCTCGTCGCTGCTTTCGACGACGATGCCCGCTCAGCAGGAGTTCATCGAAATGGCGAAAGAGGCGGGGCTCAGAGATCAGATAAAGATCATCGTCGGAGGAGCGCCGGTGTCGCGCGACTGGGCGAACAAGATAGGCGCCGACGGCTATGCTGAAGACGCGTCAGGAACCGTCGTAGAAGCGGATCTGCTGCTGGGTAGAAAATAG
- a CDS encoding BCCT family transporter produces the protein MSAKSLRELEDEMEHEDIKQTGTKNMEWPTFIISAGFFFLFVVLCIVNEEWASKLIYAVRGFIVMYFGSVIQFSTLAIWLICIVIACSKYGSVKIGGKDAVTDMKTFNWFAIILTTLLAGGGVFFSAAEPMYHFLTVPKSFGAIAPGTPEAIGPAMAQSFLHWGFLAWGLQAIGVMILVYACEHRGMPLKARTLLYPLLGEKGVLGAPGTFMDALSLIAVAAGTIGPIGFLGLQMSYALDVLLGVPDAFTSRLLVLVVTTAVFTVAASTGLYKGVDFLAKWTLYIAIFVIAYVLLFGQGVFILDSFMTGMGRYLTDFFNVSLYRGDPEWLGSWTAFYWPWFLSYGPTMSILLVRISKGRTLRQMLLVVGIFGPVITNFWFSILGGGGIFMELANPGSISGPLNNSGLPSALLTIMRGLPLPALMVPLSLVLVVLFLVTTGAGVVYSMSIGVTGMEVPYRWVRILWGVLLGAVSVMLVKIGGARVMNTLQTFIVIAAGPLFIFYVPQLWGAFDCAKKCWQIDSGLLPEAKPTKNGGAAE, from the coding sequence ATGTCTGCGAAAAGTTTAAGAGAGCTTGAAGATGAGATGGAGCACGAAGATATTAAACAAACCGGAACCAAAAACATGGAGTGGCCAACCTTTATAATCAGCGCGGGGTTCTTTTTCCTCTTCGTAGTTTTGTGCATTGTAAACGAAGAATGGGCCAGCAAGCTGATATACGCCGTCCGCGGCTTCATAGTCATGTATTTCGGCTCGGTGATACAGTTTTCCACGCTTGCGATCTGGCTCATCTGCATCGTCATCGCCTGTTCGAAATACGGAAGCGTCAAAATCGGAGGCAAGGACGCGGTGACCGACATGAAGACCTTCAACTGGTTCGCCATCATCCTGACGACACTGCTTGCAGGCGGCGGCGTTTTCTTCTCGGCGGCGGAGCCCATGTATCATTTCCTTACTGTGCCGAAATCCTTCGGCGCGATAGCCCCCGGCACGCCGGAGGCCATAGGGCCGGCAATGGCGCAGAGCTTCCTGCACTGGGGGTTCCTCGCCTGGGGGCTCCAGGCCATCGGCGTGATGATTCTCGTCTACGCCTGCGAGCACAGGGGAATGCCGCTTAAAGCGCGCACGCTCCTTTACCCGCTGCTCGGCGAAAAGGGCGTCCTAGGCGCCCCCGGCACCTTCATGGACGCGCTGTCGCTGATAGCGGTCGCCGCGGGGACGATAGGGCCGATAGGTTTCCTCGGCCTGCAGATGAGCTATGCGTTGGATGTGCTGCTGGGCGTGCCCGACGCTTTTACCTCGCGTTTGTTAGTACTTGTCGTCACGACGGCGGTCTTCACCGTCGCCGCCTCTACTGGGCTTTACAAGGGCGTAGACTTCCTTGCGAAGTGGACGCTCTATATCGCGATATTCGTTATCGCCTACGTGCTTCTCTTTGGGCAGGGAGTCTTCATCCTCGACTCCTTCATGACCGGCATGGGCAGATATCTGACGGATTTCTTCAATGTAAGCCTCTACCGGGGCGATCCCGAGTGGCTCGGCTCGTGGACGGCGTTTTATTGGCCTTGGTTCCTCAGCTACGGCCCGACTATGTCCATCCTGCTCGTCAGAATATCCAAAGGGCGCACGCTGCGCCAGATGCTGCTGGTCGTCGGCATCTTCGGTCCGGTTATCACCAACTTCTGGTTCTCTATCCTCGGCGGCGGCGGTATATTCATGGAGCTTGCCAATCCCGGCTCTATTTCTGGGCCGCTCAACAACAGCGGCCTGCCGTCGGCGCTTCTGACGATAATGCGGGGGCTGCCCCTTCCGGCGCTGATGGTGCCTCTCTCGCTTGTACTTGTCGTGCTCTTCCTGGTTACTACTGGCGCCGGGGTCGTTTACAGCATGTCGATCGGCGTGACCGGAATGGAAGTCCCCTACCGCTGGGTCAGAATCCTTTGGGGCGTGCTCTTGGGCGCGGTGTCGGTCATGCTCGTCAAGATCGGCGGCGCGCGCGTCATGAACACGCTGCAGACGTTTATCGTCATAGCGGCGGGGCCACTGTTCATCTTCTATGTGCCGCAGCTGTGGGGCGCGTTCGACTGCGCGAAGAAATGCTGGCAGATCGACAGCGGACTATTGCCGGAGGCGAAGCCGACTAAGAACGGTGGAGCGGCAGAATAA
- a CDS encoding hydantoinase/oxoprolinase N-terminal domain-containing protein, protein MEEFDSSLQRGILGIDAGGTFTDLAFWGEKDGAVVASAKTRTMHSDLAGTIRNGLEIILKEVKPEQIKAFNLATTLATNAIVENKLRPGALFLIGYDRDIADKYYRGKKFGTDLVYMIDGGHDPKGNEAAAFGEEAFRDSCDKMPPYVETAAVSSFFSVRNPSHELRARDILHEKRPDIHVTCGHELASELDALKRATTAALNAGLIPIVMELLDSVESVCAFFGIHVPIMIVRSDGSLVSMEWARVHPIETILSGPAASSIGACYLAGAANFSRGSCVFDIGGTTTDIIYLDGRGRPMLGTDGTTVGGHKTLIKSIDIYTFGLGGDSRVRFSKERKLLIGPRRVMSLCSAAADEPRVVGCLEDMIADGNCREPIVVFKGERGCPSGKFEERIVEALSEGPSTINRLMKNERMSNMGVIQLEEMEERGLIDYAGFTPTDALTAMGRLGKWDGRASELGALILAGGEEKSVAPLCDAVCRRVSLIAAENIFVKRLSAEGFDFSRNEGALALIDYALDSHDALSSSPLRLQLDRELIGVGAPAWAFIAGTADALSADLMLPENAGVAGAVGSAVGTFFLRYAVLITPLAAEGGYRAHLPFGIKDYEFIDNAVNDTINTIVPWIKSRAMDAGAKNPTVTYKREDTEATIAGGIRKIHLSTHIFFDVSDNG, encoded by the coding sequence ATGGAGGAATTTGACAGTTCGCTGCAAAGAGGGATACTCGGAATAGACGCGGGCGGCACCTTTACCGACCTTGCATTCTGGGGAGAAAAGGACGGTGCGGTAGTTGCGTCGGCAAAGACGCGCACGATGCACTCGGACCTTGCCGGTACTATAAGAAACGGCTTGGAGATCATTCTGAAAGAGGTGAAGCCGGAGCAGATCAAGGCTTTCAACCTCGCGACCACGCTTGCGACGAACGCCATCGTTGAAAACAAGCTGCGCCCCGGTGCGCTTTTCCTTATAGGCTACGACAGAGATATAGCCGATAAGTATTATAGAGGAAAGAAATTCGGCACGGATTTGGTTTATATGATCGATGGAGGGCACGATCCGAAAGGCAACGAAGCGGCGGCTTTCGGCGAGGAGGCCTTCCGAGACAGCTGCGACAAGATGCCGCCTTACGTTGAGACGGCGGCCGTATCTTCCTTCTTCTCGGTGCGCAATCCCTCTCACGAGCTCCGCGCGCGCGACATCCTGCACGAAAAAAGGCCGGATATCCACGTTACCTGCGGCCATGAGCTGGCCAGCGAGCTAGACGCGCTGAAGCGCGCTACGACGGCGGCGCTGAACGCCGGGCTCATCCCGATAGTGATGGAGCTGCTCGATTCGGTGGAAAGTGTTTGTGCGTTCTTCGGCATTCATGTGCCTATAATGATCGTGCGCAGCGACGGTTCGCTCGTCAGCATGGAGTGGGCTCGCGTGCATCCGATCGAGACCATTCTTTCAGGCCCGGCCGCCAGCTCGATCGGCGCGTGCTACCTTGCGGGCGCCGCGAATTTTTCGAGAGGCTCCTGCGTTTTCGATATAGGCGGGACGACGACCGACATAATTTACCTTGACGGCCGTGGGCGTCCTATGCTCGGAACTGATGGCACGACTGTCGGCGGACACAAGACTCTGATAAAATCCATCGACATATACACGTTCGGCCTCGGCGGCGACAGCCGCGTGCGCTTTTCTAAGGAGAGGAAGCTGCTTATCGGGCCCCGCCGCGTCATGTCCCTCTGCTCTGCGGCGGCCGACGAGCCGCGCGTCGTCGGCTGTCTTGAGGATATGATCGCGGATGGAAACTGCCGCGAGCCGATCGTCGTATTCAAAGGTGAAAGGGGATGTCCGAGTGGAAAGTTCGAAGAGAGAATCGTCGAAGCGCTGAGCGAAGGCCCTTCGACGATCAACCGCTTGATGAAGAACGAGCGCATGTCGAACATGGGCGTCATCCAGCTTGAAGAAATGGAGGAGCGCGGGCTGATAGACTACGCCGGCTTTACTCCGACGGACGCGCTTACCGCTATGGGCAGGCTCGGCAAATGGGATGGGCGCGCCTCCGAACTCGGGGCGCTGATACTTGCCGGCGGCGAAGAGAAGAGCGTGGCGCCGCTCTGCGACGCCGTCTGCCGCAGGGTCAGCCTTATAGCGGCGGAAAATATTTTTGTCAAAAGATTGTCGGCGGAGGGGTTCGATTTTAGTCGGAACGAGGGAGCCCTCGCGCTGATAGATTACGCGCTTGATTCGCATGATGCGCTCTCCTCAAGCCCGCTGCGCCTGCAGCTCGACAGGGAGCTGATAGGAGTCGGCGCGCCTGCCTGGGCGTTCATTGCGGGAACTGCCGACGCACTTTCGGCGGATTTGATGCTGCCGGAGAACGCCGGGGTCGCCGGAGCGGTAGGCTCCGCCGTCGGCACCTTCTTCCTGCGCTACGCGGTGCTCATCACGCCCCTTGCAGCCGAGGGCGGCTACCGCGCCCATCTTCCTTTTGGAATAAAAGATTATGAGTTTATAGATAACGCCGTAAATGATACTATAAATACAATAGTACCGTGGATCAAATCGCGCGCTATGGACGCCGGCGCCAAAAATCCCACGGTAACGTATAAACGTGAGGACACCGAGGCGACGATAGCCGGAGGGATACGGAAAATTCATCTTTCAACACACATCTTCTTTGACGTTTCCGATAACGGCTGA
- a CDS encoding trimethylamine methyltransferase family protein has product MERFKILSDADLLRIDQASRALLMEVGVEIHDERAMDYYEKAGAHVDRENHRVYVPDYLITATLNKCSSSVRLYNRRDPEPIVIGGDDVYFGTVGIATNVLDINTDQYRAVLTQDLIDIIRLSDALDRPHYILVPGTPTDVPSTIVDLIETKALLMNTSKHFITEAQNAENCKRAIEMAAAVAGGLDKLIAKPFMTMLVTLTSPLHFRQDVSDLIIESALVGLPLFIESGPMAGGTGPATMAGTLICANAEILNAIVLAKAVNPEVPIIYASWARLLDMRVATCSHGGPEFAMLRVGTTQLAKYYGLPSGGGSVLGDTKSIDVQLGMEKMGTGLLPALAGTNMCTGMGLFADENAISLETLVIDWEITGWIERVLRGIKVTKETCNLAVFKEVGPGGDFVRCEHTRENYRIESFLPQIMDRGYLALDKDPLAKTMRKRAKKLFPKLMQAYKGPEIPEEIVRKMDEIIAR; this is encoded by the coding sequence ATGGAGAGATTCAAGATTTTAAGCGACGCCGATCTTCTGCGCATAGATCAGGCGTCACGCGCTCTGCTTATGGAGGTGGGCGTTGAGATTCACGACGAGAGGGCGATGGATTATTACGAGAAGGCCGGAGCACACGTCGATAGGGAAAATCACAGGGTGTACGTTCCTGATTATCTCATTACAGCTACGCTGAACAAGTGCTCGTCGAGCGTAAGGCTCTATAACCGCAGAGATCCCGAGCCGATCGTAATAGGCGGCGACGATGTCTATTTCGGCACAGTAGGAATCGCCACGAACGTTCTCGATATCAACACGGACCAGTACAGAGCGGTCCTCACGCAGGACCTTATCGACATCATCCGGCTCTCCGACGCGCTCGACCGTCCTCATTACATCCTTGTTCCCGGTACGCCGACGGACGTGCCGTCTACGATAGTCGACCTCATTGAGACGAAGGCGCTGCTTATGAACACGAGCAAGCACTTCATCACGGAAGCGCAGAACGCGGAGAACTGCAAGAGGGCGATAGAGATGGCGGCGGCGGTGGCCGGCGGCCTTGACAAACTTATCGCAAAGCCGTTCATGACGATGCTGGTAACGCTGACGAGCCCGCTGCACTTCCGTCAGGACGTGTCGGACCTCATTATCGAAAGCGCGCTGGTCGGTTTGCCTCTCTTCATCGAGTCCGGCCCGATGGCCGGAGGCACGGGGCCCGCGACAATGGCCGGGACCCTTATCTGTGCGAACGCGGAGATTCTGAACGCCATAGTGCTTGCGAAAGCGGTCAATCCGGAAGTTCCGATCATCTACGCCAGCTGGGCGAGGCTTCTCGACATGCGCGTCGCGACCTGCTCGCACGGCGGGCCGGAGTTCGCCATGCTGCGCGTAGGGACGACGCAGCTTGCGAAATACTACGGACTTCCGAGCGGCGGCGGCTCGGTCCTCGGCGATACGAAGTCGATAGACGTCCAACTCGGGATGGAAAAAATGGGCACGGGGCTTCTGCCGGCGCTCGCCGGCACGAACATGTGCACGGGCATGGGGCTCTTCGCCGACGAAAATGCGATCAGCCTTGAGACCCTCGTCATCGACTGGGAGATCACAGGGTGGATCGAGCGGGTCCTCCGCGGCATAAAGGTGACGAAAGAGACCTGCAACCTTGCGGTATTCAAAGAGGTGGGCCCCGGAGGCGACTTCGTGCGCTGCGAACACACGAGGGAGAACTACAGGATAGAGAGCTTCCTGCCTCAGATCATGGACAGAGGGTATCTTGCGCTGGACAAAGACCCGCTGGCGAAAACGATGAGGAAACGCGCGAAGAAACTCTTCCCTAAACTTATGCAGGCGTACAAAGGCCCTGAGATTCCGGAAGAAATAGTCCGCAAGATGGACGAGATCATAGCGAGATAG